The following proteins come from a genomic window of Streptomyces sp. NBC_01716:
- a CDS encoding ATP-dependent DNA helicase produces the protein MSARITDPAQLNELLGIPFTPEQTACIIAPPAPQVIVAGAGSGKTTVMAARVVWLVGSGQVAPGQVLGLTFTNKAAGELAERVRKALVRAGVTDPDLLDPDNPPGEPRISTYHAFAGQLLTDHGLRIGLEPTARLLADATRFQLAARVLREAPGPYPSLTRSFPALVGDLLALDAELAEHLVPTGELASYDSELLRTLEGVRLSNADLRKVPETVSARRELLDLVGRYRAAKSDRDLLDFGDQIALSAQLALTRPEVGRILRDEFRVVLLDEYQDTSVAQRLLLSGLFGSGTGHAVTAVGDPCQAIYGWRGASVANLDDFPSHFPGADGTPAGRFSLSENRRSGGRLLDLANGLAAPLRAMHEGVEALRPAPGAERDGIVRCALLRTHAEELDWLADSIAHLVRTGKEPAEIAVLCRTAGDFAQIQSALVARDVPVEVVGLSGLLHLPEVADLVAMCEVLQDPGANASLVRLLTGPRWRIGARDLALLGRRARLLVHRADGSSVDEDADERLAAAVEGTDPAEVISLADALDTFLESAGGKDDGLPFSAAARVRFARLAAELRDLRRSLADPLMDVLHRVLATTGLEVELAASPHALAARRRETLSNFLDTAASFAALDGDATLLAFLAFLRTAAQYEKGLDNALPGGENTVKVLTAHKSKGLEWDVVAVPGLVTGQFPNSRAREAWTSQSKVLPHALRGDAPTLPDVPEWDARGLKAFKDEMRAHQHTEELRLGYVTFTRPRSLLLGSGHWWGPAQKRARGPSDFLRALHDHCAAGFGEIEVWADEPPETEENPALLAADKATAWPLPLDPDSLARRRTAADTVLAHMDAPAATPWAGGTPYEEPVPFDDAPPPEEDAPPPDDAYDDAYDGLDELDGPDEWEDEREHDDLADWDTWEPGRDRPQAPDHSDHLEAPERPADGARPAHLPAPRPPADAPQTRLTPEETRTLASWDRDLDALSGELLRARARVRDVPVPPSLSASQLLRLAADPDGFAQELARPMPRPPHRAARRGTRFHAWVESRFDELPLPMLGPDELPGGADDEPEIADERDLAALKEAFDRTPYARRTPYRVEVPFQLTLAGRVIRGRIDAVYRDVDPLTDTVTYEIVDWKTGRGRTADPLQLAIYRLAWAEQHGLPPDAVTATFLYVRSGEAVRPEGLPGRTGLERLLLHGDDHPPRARPEQRTADETAPGAG, from the coding sequence GTGTCCGCACGTATCACCGACCCCGCGCAGCTCAACGAACTCCTCGGCATCCCGTTCACCCCGGAGCAGACGGCGTGCATCATCGCCCCGCCCGCACCGCAGGTGATCGTCGCAGGGGCGGGCTCGGGCAAGACGACGGTGATGGCGGCGCGCGTGGTGTGGCTCGTGGGCAGCGGCCAGGTCGCCCCCGGGCAGGTCCTCGGCCTCACGTTCACCAACAAGGCCGCGGGCGAGCTGGCCGAGCGGGTCCGCAAGGCGCTCGTACGGGCCGGGGTGACCGACCCCGACCTGCTCGACCCGGACAACCCTCCGGGCGAGCCGCGCATCTCCACATACCACGCGTTCGCCGGACAGCTCCTCACCGACCACGGCCTGCGGATTGGGCTTGAGCCGACCGCCCGGCTGCTGGCCGACGCCACACGCTTCCAGCTCGCCGCGCGGGTGCTCAGGGAGGCCCCCGGCCCGTATCCCTCCCTGACACGATCGTTCCCCGCCCTGGTCGGCGATCTGCTGGCGCTCGACGCCGAGCTGGCGGAGCATCTCGTCCCGACCGGCGAACTCGCCTCGTACGACAGCGAACTGCTGCGCACCCTCGAAGGTGTCCGGCTCAGCAACGCCGACCTGCGCAAGGTGCCCGAGACCGTCTCCGCCCGCCGCGAACTGCTCGATCTGGTGGGGCGCTACCGCGCGGCCAAGAGCGATCGCGATCTGCTCGACTTCGGCGATCAGATCGCGCTCTCGGCCCAACTGGCCCTCACCCGGCCCGAGGTCGGCCGCATCCTGCGCGACGAGTTCCGCGTGGTGCTGCTCGACGAGTACCAGGACACATCGGTCGCCCAACGCCTCCTCCTTTCGGGCCTCTTCGGCTCCGGCACCGGCCACGCCGTGACGGCCGTCGGCGACCCCTGCCAGGCGATCTACGGCTGGCGCGGCGCCTCCGTCGCCAACCTGGACGACTTCCCCTCCCACTTCCCGGGCGCCGACGGCACCCCGGCCGGCCGCTTCTCGCTCAGTGAGAACCGCCGCAGCGGTGGCCGGCTGCTCGACCTCGCCAACGGACTCGCGGCGCCGCTGCGCGCCATGCACGAGGGCGTGGAGGCGCTGCGGCCCGCACCCGGCGCCGAACGCGACGGCATCGTGCGCTGCGCCCTCCTCCGTACCCATGCCGAGGAGCTGGACTGGCTCGCCGACTCCATCGCCCATCTGGTGCGTACGGGCAAGGAGCCCGCCGAGATCGCCGTACTGTGCCGCACCGCCGGTGACTTCGCCCAGATCCAGAGCGCGCTCGTCGCCCGCGATGTGCCGGTCGAGGTCGTCGGCCTCTCCGGGCTGCTCCATCTCCCCGAGGTCGCCGACCTCGTGGCGATGTGCGAGGTCCTTCAGGACCCGGGTGCCAACGCCTCCTTGGTACGGCTGCTCACCGGGCCGCGCTGGCGTATCGGCGCCCGCGATCTGGCGCTCCTCGGCCGTCGCGCCCGGCTGCTGGTGCACCGTGCCGACGGCTCGTCCGTCGACGAGGACGCCGACGAACGGCTCGCCGCGGCGGTCGAGGGTACCGACCCCGCCGAGGTGATATCGCTCGCCGACGCGCTCGACACCTTCCTGGAGTCGGCCGGCGGCAAGGACGACGGCCTTCCCTTCTCCGCCGCCGCGCGCGTGCGTTTCGCCCGGCTCGCGGCCGAACTGCGCGATCTGCGGCGCTCGCTGGCCGACCCGCTGATGGACGTCCTGCACCGGGTGCTCGCCACCACAGGACTGGAGGTCGAACTCGCGGCGTCGCCGCACGCCCTGGCCGCGCGACGGCGCGAGACGCTCAGCAACTTCCTCGACACGGCGGCCTCCTTCGCCGCGCTCGACGGGGACGCCACGCTTCTCGCCTTCCTCGCCTTCCTGCGGACGGCGGCGCAGTACGAGAAGGGTCTCGACAACGCCCTGCCGGGCGGCGAGAACACAGTGAAGGTCCTCACCGCGCACAAGTCCAAAGGACTTGAGTGGGACGTCGTGGCCGTCCCCGGCCTCGTCACCGGACAGTTCCCCAACAGCAGGGCGCGGGAGGCCTGGACGTCCCAGTCGAAGGTCCTGCCGCATGCCCTGCGCGGCGACGCCCCGACGCTCCCGGACGTGCCGGAGTGGGACGCCAGGGGCCTGAAGGCGTTCAAGGACGAGATGCGCGCGCACCAGCACACGGAGGAACTGCGCCTCGGCTACGTGACGTTCACCCGTCCCCGCTCCCTGCTGCTGGGCTCGGGCCACTGGTGGGGGCCGGCCCAGAAGCGCGCCCGGGGCCCCTCGGACTTCCTGCGGGCCCTGCACGACCACTGCGCGGCGGGCTTCGGCGAGATCGAGGTGTGGGCCGACGAGCCGCCGGAGACCGAGGAGAACCCCGCGCTGCTCGCGGCGGACAAGGCGACGGCCTGGCCGCTCCCGCTGGACCCGGACTCCCTGGCCCGGCGCCGTACGGCCGCGGACACGGTCCTGGCGCACATGGACGCGCCGGCGGCGACGCCCTGGGCGGGCGGGACGCCGTACGAGGAACCGGTGCCTTTCGATGACGCGCCACCTCCGGAGGAGGACGCGCCGCCGCCGGATGACGCGTATGACGACGCGTACGACGGCCTGGACGAACTCGACGGCCCCGACGAGTGGGAAGACGAGCGGGAGCACGACGATCTCGCGGACTGGGACACCTGGGAGCCGGGACGCGACCGTCCACAAGCCCCGGACCACTCGGACCACTTGGAGGCTCCGGAGCGTCCGGCGGATGGCGCGCGCCCGGCGCACCTGCCCGCCCCGCGCCCCCCGGCCGACGCCCCCCAGACGCGCCTCACTCCCGAGGAGACCCGCACCCTCGCCTCCTGGGACCGCGACCTCGATGCCCTCTCCGGCGAGTTGCTGCGCGCCCGCGCACGCGTCCGTGACGTCCCCGTACCGCCGTCGCTCTCCGCCTCCCAACTCCTGCGCCTCGCCGCCGACCCCGACGGCTTCGCCCAGGAGTTGGCCCGCCCCATGCCCCGCCCGCCGCACCGCGCCGCGCGCCGCGGCACCCGGTTCCACGCCTGGGTGGAGTCGCGCTTCGACGAACTGCCGCTCCCGATGCTCGGCCCCGACGAGCTGCCCGGTGGCGCCGACGACGAGCCGGAGATCGCTGACGAACGCGACCTGGCCGCCCTCAAGGAGGCCTTCGACCGCACTCCGTACGCCCGGCGCACGCCGTACCGCGTCGAGGTGCCGTTCCAGCTCACCCTCGCCGGCCGCGTCATTCGGGGCCGTATCGACGCCGTGTACCGGGACGTCGACCCGCTGACGGACACCGTCACGTACGAGATCGTCGACTGGAAGACCGGCCGGGGCCGTACGGCCGACCCGCTCCAGCTCGCGATCTACCGCCTGGCCTGGGCCGAGCAGCACGGCCTGCCACCCGACGCGGTCACGGCCACCTTCCTGTACGTGCGAAGCGGCGAGGCGGTACGACCCGAGGGACTGCCCGGCCGGACCGGACTGGAACGCCTCCTCCTTCACGGCGACGACCACCCGCCGCGAGCGCGTCCCGAACAGCGAACGGCAGACGAGACCGCCCCCGGAGCCGGATAG
- a CDS encoding dipeptidase yields the protein MSETPDSAVRTHTRDYIRSHRAAFLDDLAEWLRIPSVSAQPDHDADVRRSADWLAAKLRATGFPVAEVWETPGAPAVFAEWPSDDPDAPVVLVYGHHDVQPAARVDGWRTDPFEPVVQDGRLYGRGAADDKGQVFFHTLGVRAHLAATGRTTPAVHLKLLVEGEEESGSPHFRALVEQRADRLAADVVIVSDTGMWSEDTPTVCTGMRGLAECEIELYGPDQDIHSGSFGGAVPNPVTVAARLVAALHDEDERVTVPGFYDGITPLTGAERALIAELPFDEAAWLRTAKSHGTLGEAGYSTLERVWARPTAEVNGMGGGYQGPGGKTIIPSSARLKLSFRLVAGQDPDRVERAVTEWIDARIPAGIRHKTTFGAATRPCLTPLDHPALRSVVRAMDRAFDQKIRFTREGGSGPAADLRDVLGAPVLFLGVSVPSDGWHAPDEKVEIDLLLKGVETTAYLWSDLAAALR from the coding sequence ATGAGCGAGACCCCGGACAGCGCCGTCCGTACGCACACCCGTGACTACATCCGGTCCCACCGGGCGGCCTTCCTCGACGACCTCGCCGAGTGGCTGCGTATCCCGTCCGTCTCGGCGCAGCCGGACCACGACGCGGACGTACGGCGCAGCGCCGACTGGCTCGCGGCGAAACTGCGCGCTACCGGCTTCCCGGTCGCGGAGGTCTGGGAGACCCCCGGCGCCCCCGCCGTCTTCGCCGAGTGGCCGTCCGACGACCCGGACGCCCCGGTCGTGCTCGTCTACGGCCACCACGACGTACAGCCCGCGGCCCGTGTGGACGGCTGGCGCACCGACCCCTTCGAGCCGGTCGTCCAGGACGGCCGGCTGTACGGGCGTGGCGCCGCCGACGACAAGGGGCAGGTGTTCTTCCACACACTCGGCGTCCGCGCCCATCTCGCGGCCACCGGGCGCACCACCCCCGCCGTGCATCTGAAACTGCTCGTCGAGGGCGAGGAGGAGTCCGGTTCGCCGCACTTCCGCGCGCTCGTGGAGCAGCGCGCGGACCGCCTCGCCGCCGACGTCGTGATCGTCTCCGACACCGGCATGTGGTCCGAGGACACCCCCACCGTCTGCACCGGGATGCGCGGCCTCGCCGAGTGCGAGATCGAGCTGTACGGCCCCGACCAGGACATCCACTCCGGCTCCTTCGGAGGCGCCGTACCCAACCCGGTCACCGTCGCCGCCCGCCTCGTGGCCGCGCTGCACGACGAGGACGAGCGGGTGACCGTGCCCGGCTTCTACGACGGCATCACGCCGCTCACCGGCGCCGAGCGCGCCCTCATCGCCGAGCTGCCCTTCGACGAGGCCGCGTGGCTGCGTACGGCCAAGTCGCACGGCACGCTCGGCGAGGCCGGCTACTCCACCCTGGAGCGCGTCTGGGCCCGCCCCACCGCCGAGGTCAACGGCATGGGCGGCGGCTACCAGGGTCCGGGCGGGAAGACGATCATCCCGTCGTCGGCCCGGCTGAAGCTCTCGTTCCGGCTGGTCGCCGGCCAGGATCCGGACCGGGTCGAGCGCGCCGTGACCGAGTGGATCGATGCCAGGATCCCGGCCGGAATCCGCCACAAGACCACCTTCGGCGCGGCCACCCGCCCCTGTCTGACCCCGCTCGACCATCCCGCGCTCCGGTCGGTCGTACGGGCCATGGACCGTGCCTTCGACCAGAAGATCCGCTTCACCCGCGAGGGCGGCTCGGGACCCGCCGCCGACCTGCGGGACGTGCTCGGCGCTCCCGTCCTGTTCCTCGGCGTCTCCGTACCGTCCGACGGCTGGCACGCGCCCGACGAGAAGGTCGAGATCGACCTTCTACTGAAGGGCGTGGAGACGACCGCCTACCTCTGGAGCGATCTCGCCGCCGCTCTCCGCTGA
- a CDS encoding mycoredoxin, translated as MPGTVTMYSTTWCGYCRRLKGQMDREGIAYTEINIEQDPDSAAFVEKANGGNQTVPTLLFDDGSTLTNPSLAQVKQKVGA; from the coding sequence ATGCCGGGGACTGTGACGATGTACAGCACCACATGGTGCGGATACTGCCGTCGGCTCAAGGGCCAGATGGACCGCGAAGGCATCGCGTACACCGAGATCAACATCGAGCAGGACCCGGATTCGGCCGCGTTCGTCGAGAAGGCGAACGGCGGCAATCAGACAGTCCCGACCTTGCTCTTCGACGACGGTTCGACGCTGACGAACCCGTCCCTCGCGCAGGTCAAGCAGAAGGTCGGCGCCTGA
- the nudC gene encoding NAD(+) diphosphatase, translated as MSTTTSGGETAADRPIVLASDSGIDRAAHHRLDEAWLAAAWSHPTTRVFVVSGGQVLIDDTPDGRTELVMTPSFEAPLTETHRYFLGTDEDGVSYFALQKDTLPGRMDQSARAAGLREAGLLLSPRDAGLMVHAVALENWQRLHRFCSRCGERTVIAAAGHIRRCPACGAEHYPRTDPAVIMLVTDEQDRALLGRQVHWPEGRFSTLAGFVEPGESIEQSVAREVFEEAGVTVGEVEYVASQPWPFPSSLMLGFMARATSSEITVDGDEIQEARWFSRDDLRIAIESGDVLPPSGISIAARLTELWYGKPLPKPLN; from the coding sequence GTGAGCACCACCACCAGCGGCGGAGAAACCGCCGCAGACCGGCCGATCGTCCTCGCCTCCGACAGCGGCATCGACCGTGCCGCCCACCACCGCCTCGACGAGGCGTGGCTGGCCGCGGCCTGGAGCCACCCCACCACGCGGGTCTTCGTCGTCTCCGGCGGCCAGGTGCTGATAGACGACACCCCGGACGGCCGCACCGAACTCGTCATGACGCCCTCCTTCGAGGCGCCCCTCACCGAGACCCACCGCTACTTCCTCGGTACCGACGAGGACGGAGTCAGCTACTTCGCTCTCCAGAAGGACACGCTGCCGGGCCGCATGGACCAGTCGGCGCGCGCGGCGGGGCTGCGCGAGGCCGGGCTGCTGCTGTCCCCGCGCGACGCGGGCCTGATGGTCCACGCGGTGGCGCTGGAGAACTGGCAGCGGCTGCACCGCTTCTGCTCGCGCTGCGGCGAGCGCACGGTGATCGCGGCGGCGGGCCACATCCGCCGCTGTCCGGCATGCGGCGCCGAGCACTACCCGCGTACCGACCCCGCCGTGATCATGCTCGTCACCGACGAACAGGACCGCGCGCTCCTCGGCCGTCAGGTGCACTGGCCGGAGGGCCGGTTCTCGACGCTCGCGGGTTTCGTGGAGCCCGGTGAGTCGATCGAACAGTCCGTGGCGCGCGAGGTGTTCGAGGAGGCGGGCGTCACGGTCGGCGAGGTCGAGTACGTCGCGAGTCAGCCCTGGCCGTTCCCCTCCAGCCTGATGCTGGGCTTCATGGCCCGTGCCACGTCCTCCGAGATCACCGTGGACGGCGACGAGATCCAGGAGGCGCGCTGGTTCTCCCGCGACGACCTGCGGATCGCGATCGAGTCGGGCGATGTCCTCCCGCCGTCGGGCATCTCGATCGCGGCACGGCTGACGGAACTCTGGTACGGAAAGCCGCTGCCGAAGCCGCTGAACTGA
- a CDS encoding ATP-dependent DNA helicase UvrD2 produces the protein MTAATHSSLFPQDSDGSQFVAPPRDADAVLEGLDPEQREVATALHGPVCVLAGAGTGKTRAITHRIAYGVRAGILQPASVLAVTFTNRAAGEMRGRLRQLGAGGVQARTFHSAALRQLQYFWPKVVGGELPRLLERKVQLVAESAARCRVRLDRNELRDVTSEIEWAKVTQTVPADYPAAVAKSHRDAPRDPAEIGQIYAMYEQLKRDRSVIDFEDVLLLTVGILQDRHDIADQIRGQYQHFVVDEYQDVSPLQQRLLDLWMGDRESLCVVGDASQTIYSFTGATPDHLLNFRTRHPNATMVKLVRDYRSTPQVVHLANGLLNQARGRAAEHRLELISQRDAGPEPLYTEYADEPAEAEGTARRVRDLIAAGVPAGEIAVLYRINAQSEVYEQALADAGVPYQLRGAERFFERQEVREAGAALRGAARFGGNDSLLDDIVDLPSQVRAVLSTKGWTTEPPTGSGAVRDRWESLAALVRLAEDFARARPESTLGDLVAELDERAAAQHAPTVQGVTLASLHSAKGLEWDAVFLVGLTEGMMPITYAKTDEQVEEERRLLYVGVTRARLHISLSWALSRAPGGRASRRPTRFLSGLRPGSSAPGTRGAGAAAGGAADRGGRRKRRGPVLCRVCGTTLTDAGEMKLMRCEGCPSDMDEGLYERLREWRSDQAKQLGQPAYCVFTDKTLMAIAEAVPGDDGELSRISGVGGRKLERFGADVLAICAGDELVGEDEES, from the coding sequence GTGACAGCAGCAACGCACTCCTCACTCTTCCCGCAGGACTCCGACGGCAGCCAGTTCGTGGCCCCGCCTCGCGACGCCGACGCGGTGCTCGAAGGGCTCGACCCCGAGCAGCGCGAGGTCGCGACGGCACTGCACGGACCGGTCTGTGTGCTGGCCGGTGCCGGCACGGGCAAGACGCGCGCGATCACCCACCGGATCGCGTACGGCGTGCGGGCCGGGATCCTCCAGCCCGCCAGCGTCCTGGCCGTGACCTTCACCAACCGGGCCGCGGGGGAGATGCGCGGGCGCCTGCGCCAGCTGGGCGCGGGCGGCGTCCAGGCGCGTACGTTCCACTCGGCGGCGCTGCGCCAGCTCCAGTACTTCTGGCCCAAGGTGGTCGGTGGCGAGCTGCCCCGGCTGCTGGAGCGCAAGGTCCAGCTGGTCGCGGAGTCGGCGGCCCGCTGCCGGGTCCGGCTGGACCGGAACGAGCTGAGGGATGTCACCAGCGAGATCGAGTGGGCCAAGGTCACCCAGACCGTGCCCGCCGACTATCCGGCCGCCGTCGCCAAGTCCCACCGCGACGCCCCGCGCGATCCGGCGGAAATCGGCCAGATCTACGCGATGTACGAGCAGCTGAAACGAGACAGGTCGGTCATCGACTTCGAGGACGTCCTGCTGCTCACGGTCGGCATCCTCCAGGACCGGCACGACATCGCCGACCAGATCCGCGGTCAGTACCAGCACTTCGTGGTGGACGAGTACCAGGACGTGAGCCCGCTCCAGCAGCGGCTCCTCGACCTGTGGATGGGCGACCGGGAGAGTCTCTGCGTCGTCGGCGACGCCAGCCAGACGATCTACTCCTTCACCGGCGCGACCCCGGACCATCTGCTGAACTTCCGCACGCGCCACCCCAACGCGACGATGGTGAAGCTGGTCCGTGACTACCGCTCCACTCCCCAGGTCGTGCACCTGGCCAACGGCCTGCTGAATCAAGCCAGGGGCCGCGCCGCCGAACACCGGCTCGAACTGATCTCGCAGCGCGACGCGGGCCCCGAGCCCCTCTACACGGAGTACGCGGACGAGCCCGCCGAGGCCGAGGGCACCGCCCGCCGGGTCCGCGACCTGATCGCGGCGGGCGTCCCGGCCGGCGAGATCGCCGTGCTGTACCGGATCAACGCCCAGTCGGAGGTCTACGAACAGGCGCTCGCCGACGCCGGGGTGCCCTACCAACTCCGGGGCGCCGAGCGGTTCTTCGAGCGCCAGGAGGTACGGGAGGCAGGGGCCGCCCTGCGCGGCGCGGCCCGCTTCGGGGGCAACGACTCCCTGCTGGACGACATCGTGGATCTGCCGTCCCAGGTGCGGGCGGTGCTCTCCACCAAGGGCTGGACCACCGAACCTCCCACGGGCTCGGGCGCCGTCCGCGACCGCTGGGAGTCGCTGGCCGCCCTCGTGCGTCTCGCCGAGGACTTCGCACGGGCCAGGCCGGAGTCGACCCTCGGCGATCTGGTGGCCGAGCTGGACGAGCGCGCCGCCGCCCAGCACGCCCCGACCGTCCAGGGAGTCACCCTCGCCTCCCTCCACTCGGCCAAGGGCCTGGAGTGGGACGCGGTGTTCCTGGTCGGGCTGACCGAGGGCATGATGCCGATCACGTACGCCAAGACCGACGAACAGGTCGAGGAGGAGCGCAGGCTCCTCTACGTCGGGGTCACCCGTGCCCGCCTGCACATCTCGCTGTCGTGGGCGCTCTCCAGGGCCCCGGGCGGCAGGGCATCCCGGCGTCCCACCCGCTTCCTGAGCGGCCTGCGGCCGGGCTCGTCGGCCCCGGGGACGCGGGGCGCCGGAGCGGCGGCGGGCGGCGCGGCCGACCGCGGCGGCCGGCGCAAGCGGCGCGGCCCGGTGCTGTGCCGCGTCTGTGGCACGACCCTGACGGACGCGGGCGAGATGAAGCTGATGCGCTGTGAGGGCTGCCCCTCGGACATGGACGAGGGGCTGTACGAACGGCTGCGCGAGTGGCGCTCCGACCAGGCGAAGCAGCTGGGCCAGCCCGCGTACTGCGTGTTCACCGACAAGACGCTGATGGCCATCGCCGAGGCCGTGCCGGGCGACGACGGCGAGCTGTCCCGGATCTCCGGCGTCGGAGGTCGCAAGCTGGAGCGGTTCGGAGCCGATGTTCTGGCCATCTGCGCAGGTGACGAGCTTGTTGGGGAGGACGAGGAGAGCTGA